A stretch of Maniola hyperantus chromosome 15, iAphHyp1.2, whole genome shotgun sequence DNA encodes these proteins:
- the Usp5 gene encoding ubiquitin carboxyl-terminal hydrolase 5 yields MASLDILTPHLSKIKEPAPQQLVYKDECVYSFDNPESETGLYVSLTSFLGFGRNYVEQYFQKNGNAVFLHILREKTPIPEPEQTGDGPEKKITRLAIGVEGGFDPDCGKPKFTYTDHYNVVVLPGFHTFPWPNDALPDVVKKSVQGVIDAESPFKIAEMEALAGTWDGEKREVSVHAVSLKQLDNGVKIPPSGWKCSKCDLTTNLWLNLTDGSILCGRRFFDGSGGNDHAVEHYRNTGYPLAVKLGTITAEGKGDVYSYAEDDMVEDPYLADHLKHFGINVQQLQKTDKSMLELELELNRRTGEWNTLQESGTELRPLHGPALTGLNNLGNSCYINSVVQVLFRMPDFVRRYVEGAPEIFATFPEDPANDFDVQTAKLGVGLVSGRYSFPGAEGAQQGVSAHMYRRVVAKGHPEFTTKRQQDAHEFYLHLLTLIERHSRHKSNPADCLKFAVEDRIQCTESLGVRYTHRAEHHLPLPVPVGAATNAQQVREYEARRAQAEASGQRLDSSQTVRPHIPFQACLDSFMKEEAVEQFFSSALNKKVTARKMTRLATFPDYLLIQLKKFTIKEDWTPAKLDVAVDMPWEVDLGCLRGRGLQPDETLLPDAASETPPPVYNEQLLSQLLDMGFPVEACKKSLYFTNNSGIEAASNWLMEHMTDWDFANKFEPPGSQPSGATANIPVDPASVEQITSMGFTSAQAARALRCTGGDVARALDWIFSHADQLDTEELPAQDRTLGCRDGPEKYKLVAFISHMGTSTMVGHYVCHILHEGRWVIFNDNKVALSENPPKDLGYLYVYERL; encoded by the exons ATACCTGAACCAGAGCAAACCGGCGATGGTCCAGAGAAGAAGATCACACGACTCGCAATCGGTGTGGAgggtgggttcgatcccgattGCGGCAAGCCCAAGTTCACGTACACAGATCACTACAATGTGGTCGTTCTACCTGGTTTCCACACGTTTCCGTGGCCTAACGATGCGTTACCTGATGTG GTTAAAAAGTCGGTCCAAGGCGTAATAGATGCGGAATCGCCGTTCAAAATAGCTGAGATGGAAGCATTAGCAGGCACCTGGGACGGAGAGAAACGTGAAGTGTCTGT TCATGCAGTGAGCTTGAAACAGCTAGACAACGGTGTGAAGATTCCACCTTCAGGCTGGAAATGCTCCAAGTGTGACCTCACCACCAACCTTTGGCTCAACCTCACAGACGGCTCCATACTTTGTGGAAGACGGTTCTTTGATGGATCTGGAGGCAATGATCATGCT GTTGAACACTACCGCAATACCGGGTACCCCTTAGCCGTGAAACTAGGCACCATCACGGCGGAGGGCAAGGGCGACGTGTACTCGTACGCGGAGGACGACATGGTGGAGGACCCTTACTTGGCCGACCACCTCAAGCACTTCGGCATCAACGTGCAGCAGTTACAAAAG ACAGACAAGTCCATGCTAGAACTGGAATTGGAATTGAACCGGCGTACTGGAGAATGGAACACGTTGCAAGAGTCTGGCACTGAGCTAAGGCCGCTGCACGGACCTGCCTTGACTGGACTGAATAACCTGGGCAACTCCTGCTATATCAACAGTGTTGTTCAG GTTCTGTTTCGGATGCCAGATTTCGTACGCCGGTACGTCGAAGGAGCTCCCGAAATATTTGCCACTTTCCCCGAAGATCCGGCCAACGACTTTGACGTGCAAAC gGCCAAACTGGGTGTAGGTCTAGTATCGGGGCGGTACTCGTTCCCGGGGGCGGAAGGCGCGCAACAAGGCGTCTCGGCGCACATGTACCGGCGAGTGGTCGCCAAAGGGCACCCCGAGTTCACCACCAAGCGGCAACAGGACGCGCACGAGTTCTATCTGCATCTACTCACGCTCATAGAG CGTCACAGTCGTCACAAGTCCAACCCGGCGGACTGTCTCAAGTTCGCAGTAGAGGACCGCATCCAGTGCACCGAGTCTTTAGGAGTGAGATACACGCACCGAGCCGAGCACCACTTACCACTGCCCGTGCCGGTGGGCGCCGCGACCAACGCGCAGCAAGTGCGGGAGTACGAGGCGAGGCGCGCGCAGGCCGAGGCCAGCGGACAGAGACT AGATTCGTCGCAGACGGTGCGGCCGCACATACCGTTCCAGGCGTGCCTCGACAGCTTCATGAAGGAAGAGGCCGTCGAGCAGTTCTTCAGCTCCGCCCTCAACAAGAAAGTTACTGCGCGCAA AATGACACGGCTAGCCACATTTCCGGACTACTTGTTGATTCAACTGAAAAAATTCACAATCAAAGAGGACTGGACGCCTGCCAAGCTCGACGTGGCAGTTGATATGCCATGGGAG GTGGATCTAGGTTGTCTAAGAGGTCGGGGGCTACAACCTGATGAGACCTTACTGCCAGATGCTGCGTCCGAAACCCCACCACCCGTCTATAACGAACAGCTTCTATCACAACTT CTAGACATGGGTTTCCCGGTCGAGGCGTGTAAGAAATCGCTATACTTCACAAACAACTCGGGCATAGAGGCCGCGTCCAACTGGCTGATGGAGCACATGACTGACTGGGACTTTGCCAACAAGTTCGAACCACCAGGCTCGCAGCCCTCAG GCGCTACCGCAAACATCCCTGTGGACCCGGCGAGCGTGGAGCAGATTACGTCGATGGGCTTCACGAGCGCGCAGGCGGCGCGCGCGCTGCGTTGCACGGGCGGTGACGTCGCGCGCGCGCTGGACTGGATCTTCAGCCACGCCGACCAGCTCGACACGGAGGAGCTGCCCGCGCAGGACAGGACGCTGGGCTGCCGGGACGGACCTGAGA AATACAAGCTAGTGGCATTTATCTCGCACATGGGCACTTCCACCATGGTGGGGCACTACGTGTGCCACATCCTGCACGAAGGACGATGGGTCATATTCAATGACAATAAG GTGGCTCTCTCGGAAAACCCGCCCAAAGACCTGGGGTACCTGTACGTGTACGAGCGGCTGTGA
- the mRpS18A gene encoding large ribosomal subunit protein mL66, giving the protein MAFLTRASSLAKNAVISTLVRSISTTKQLHLKELRERKEGSTLILEGVKVPSPRTELLIRAENIKELTPVEKPEHTCYMCALELDVKHTDVLILSQFVRSDGCMLPRRITGLCLRQQKKVGKMVSMAQKAGLMINLTPSYCKKDPKKRYGYKKFNTYFDEKTIFMKKIPKFVDKFKR; this is encoded by the exons ATGGCATTTTTAACTCGAGCTAGCTCGTTAGCAAAAAACGCAGTAATATCAACATTAGTACGATCTATATCTACAACCAAGCAGTTACATCTTAAAGAAT TACGCGAACGTAAAGAAGGTTCTACATTAATATTGGAAGGAGTAAAAGTGCCTTCGCCGCGTACGGAACTCTTAATAAGAGCTGAAAATATTAAAGAATTGACTCCAGTAGAGAAACCTGAGCATACATGCTATATGTGCGCACTGGAGTTGGATGTGAAGCATACGGACGTGTTAATATTAAGCCAGTTTGTTAGATCCGATGGGTGTATGTTGCCGCGACGTATTACAGGGTTATGTCTTCGGCAGCAGAAGAAAGTTGGAAAAATGGTCTCTATGGCTCAGAAAGCAG GTCTGATGATCAATTTGACTCCATCATACTGTAAAAAGGACCCCAAAAAGAGATATGGATACAAAAAGTTTAACACATACTTCGATGAAAAAACTATATTCATGAAGAAAATACCTAAATTTGTTGACAAATTCAAGCGATAA